From a region of the Danaus plexippus chromosome 8, MEX_DaPlex, whole genome shotgun sequence genome:
- the LOC116774042 gene encoding (E3-independent) E2 ubiquitin-conjugating enzyme isoform X3 gives MAGQNPGSPTDFQYFYEDEVYKINNRGQVVFGLVLENYEANSSDQESDIETPIQKGEIRVVWHPSGTERVISEKSVGLADRSLMPGDVVRRLIAGRDTQRGYCRDIVMTAALQIVGTKHVIPNVASERLQPLEEFTPDLAVCLDSWVGSSKSVHSKLRLVSSDGSRLEYPDLDTCPLEDYSMRRRRATPYSSSEFYPGQVVYGPLGALDTANWLNMTKEMKAARKHKMHDHKFTVEAVVTESVSVHWQCRALCTLPDAATPQQPKFLVEGEDLKRLKLLNVFEPCTLQVGDRNFLTIGPEDTFISKKQWRKQQSKYTLYQKMMENSRTFYYSCILFPGKFYRNLRKQTRPVKKPSKTDANSTEHVPSRPKKRASSQRKLKTIDNDMDVDGGNEKLESLDEALKADSNCPSIKIDPSGDVALPVVSSIDDTVTEEKNDSGISPEPQEGRRPAGLNGAPPDQDDDSDNWENTSSDGSDTDSGATWSSRCSSAASGSVRGARSPQLAVRLLRGKRLKRAVRRAPPAPPPRRTDRVVVETLHTTSRANVVWQDGTIEMGIPSTQLYPIHHLDGQECFPGDFVINGAASVEETQQLKHREYGVVQRVDHHGRTAIVHWYRTYTSVDEPVPQMLFESEMSVYDLKDHPDFQYRPGTVVIRVANFTGEDANCTAGQVIDNFPTGRVKVWWVDGHTSMCWPQDLYKVGEYDSEDGELWGSEGTVSEDSWETQSSAHELDPRTPDAPVAAPPATAPTWSAPASGTAVATPSEEAGPLPKLLEPRVAAHIERGRVAMRKLEEIFAKQPTLQSQEIMRKLLNLYKDCRFLDRLMGTTFFHEDHFLGLLERVRERGASTPRAGERRVHEQLARLFSTEPAADLEHDEDMKMEDRTLRPIVAANVTVEPMETEFSSPKKPLNLNIEQSASCSDTNVAEGPIENSAETEGEVVYSGSRNVCYKLCALIHRQLVKAHAEVNRRRPQELAEFLNSLMKKQKGGGEKLPYHFSVQYEALVVSMVDQAEKAEEKASTHEVKEPVADTPKMETAGPEAPLACAEGEGEGGVGGEGFSVLESAPAAHRFRLSMLQPSEPRSFYSAVKREIKLLKSDLPPGVWVRGYEDRIDLISVMIAGPARTPYEGGLFVFDVQLGGEYPRAPPLCHYHSYCSDRLNPNLYEDGKVCVSLLGTWSGRGVEVWGKDSSLLQVIVSLQGLILNAEPYFNEAGYEKQKGTQQGEENSRMYNEMVLLKLVQSMTKMVMNPPEPFREEILQHLRASAASLCRRLEGLVSLSNGQPCDLPPPDYPLIPASRGFCLTLRSSLESFRNALRKNDITVPPTTL, from the exons ATGGCGGGTCAAAATCCAGGTTCGCCTAccgattttcaatatttttacgagGATGAAGTGTACAAAATCAATAACCGTGGCCAAGTCGTCTTCGGTCTGGTGTTGGAGAATTATGAAGCAAACTCAAGCGACCAAGAGAGCGACATCGAAACACCCATACAAAAAGGCGAAATTCGTGTTGTCTGGCACCCTTCGGGTACCGAACGTGTTATTTCGGAAAAATcg gTTGGTTTAGCCGATCGCTCGTTGATGCCAGGAGATGTTGTCCGTCGCCTTATAGCCGGGCGGGACACGCAGCGGGGTTATTGCAGGGATATAGTGATGACAGCGGCGCTCCAGATAGTCGGCACCAAGCACGTCATACCCAACGTGGCCAGCGAGAGGCTCCAGCCATTGGAGGAATTCACTCCAGACCTGGCTGTCTGTCTTGATTCCTGGGTCGGATCGTCAAAG TCGGTTCACAGTAAACTGCGTCTAGTGTCATCGGATGGGTCTCGGTTGGAATATCCAGATCTGGACACGTGTCCATTGGAGGACTACTCGATGAGACGTCGACGTGCAACGCCGTACTCCTCGTCGGAGTTTTACCCGGGGCAGGTGGTGTACGGGCCACTGGGAGCCCTCGACACCGCCAACTGGCTGAACATGACCAAGGAAATGAAGGCAGCCAGGAAACATAAGATGCATGACCATAAG TTCACAGTGGAGGCTGTTGTTACTGAGAGTGTCAGCGTTCATTGGCAGTGTAGAGCTCTCTGCACTCTACCTGACGCAGCAACTCCTCAACAACCTAAATTCCTGGTGGAAG GTGAAGATCTGAAGAGACTCAAATTGCTCAACGTATTCGAACCCTGTACACTGCAGGTCGGTGATAGAAACTTCCTAACAATCGGTCCAGAGGACACATTCATCAGCAAGAAACAGTGGAGGAAACAGCAGAGTAAATAcacattatatcaaaaaatgaTGGAAAATTctagaacattttattatagttgtaTTTTGTTTCCAGGTAAGTTCTATAGGAATCTCCGTAAACAGACTAGACCAGTGAAGAAACCGTCTAAGACTGATGCCAATTCAACTGAACACGTGCCGTCGCGGCCTAAAAAGCGAGCCTCATCACAGAGGAAACTCAAAACTATTGAT AATGATATGGATGTAGACGGCGGTAATGAGAAGTTGGAATCTCTTGATGAAGCTTTAAAAGCTGATTCAAACTGTCCCAGTATTAAAATAGATCCTAGTGGAGATGTCGCGTTACCAGTAGTTAGTAGCATAGATGATACTGTCACTGAAGAGAAAAACGATTCCGGTATAAG TCCAGAGCCTCAAGAGGGGCGAAGGCCTGCTGGTTTGAATGGAGCCCCGCCAGACCAGGACGATGATTCAGATAACTGGGAGAACACCAGCAGCGATGGCAGTGATACAGACAg CGGCGCCACGTGGTCGTCTCGCTGTTCGTCCGCGGCGTCCGGTTCGGTCCGCGGGGCGAGGTCCCCGCAGCTGGCTGTCCGCTTACTACGAGGCAAGAGACTGAAGCGTGCGGTCCGTAGGGCTCCGCCCGCGCCGCCCCCACGACGGACGGATAGGGTCGTCGTGGAGACGCTACACACCACCAGCAGGGCTAACGTCGTTTGGCAG GACGGTACAATTGAAATGGGTATACCCTCGACACAGTTGTATCCTATCCATCACCTGGATGGTCAGGAATGTTTCCCAGGAGACTTCGTCATCAACGGCGCCGCTAGTGTAGAGGAAACTCAACAG CTGAAGCATAGAGAATACGGCGTGGTGCAGCGAGTAGATCATCATGGGCGGACTGCCATTGTACACTGGTATAGGACATACACCAGCGTAGACGAACCAGT GCCACAGATGTTGTTTGAGAGTGAGATGAGTGTATACGATCTCAAGGATCACCCTGATTTCCAATATCGTCCGGGAACTGTGGTCATTAGAGTCGCCAACTTCACTGGCGAAGACGCCAACTGCACCGCGGGAcag GTTATAGACAATTTTCCAACTGGCCGTGTTAAAGTGTGGTGGGTTGATGGACACACCAGTATGTGCTGGCCACAGGATTTATACAAG gtcGGTGAATATGACTCTGAAGACGGCGAGCTGTGGGGCTCCGAGGGCACTGTGTCCGAGGATTCGTGGGAAACACAGAGTTCTGCTCACGAGTTGGACCCACGTACACCTGACGCGCCTGTAGCCGCACCACCGGCCACTGCACCGACCTGGTCCGCACCTGCATCAGGTACAG CGGTGGCAACTCCTAGCGAGGAGGCTGGTCCTTTGCCGAAGCTGTTGGAGCCTCGCGTGGCGGCGCACATCGAGAGAGGACGAGTGGCTATGAGGAAACTAGAAGAGATCTTCGCTAAACAACCAACACTACAGAGCCAGGAG ATTATGCGCAAGCTACTGAATCTCTATAAGGACTGCCGGTTCCTTGACAGATTGATGGGCACCACCTTCTTCCATGAAGATCACTTTTTG GGTCTATTGGAGCGGGTCCGCGAGCGTGGGGCAAGCACCCCTCGTGCTGGAGAGCGTCGTGTCCACGAACAGCTAGCTCGTCTGTTCAGCACCGAGCCCGCCGCTGACTTGGAACACGATGAGGATATGAAGATGGAAGACCGCACTCTCAGACCCATCGTAGCAGCTAATGTCACCGTGGAACCCATGGAG ACAGAATTCTCATCGCCAAAGAAGCCGCTGAATCTGAACATTGAACAGTCAGCGTCTTGTTCTGATACTAACGTCGCTGAAGGTCCCATTGAAAACT CTGCTGAAACAGAAGGCGAAGTTGTGTATAGCGGTTCCCGCAACGTTTGCTACAAGCTGTGCGCTCTCATACACCGACAGCTGGTCAAGGCGCACGCCGAAGTCAACCG GAGAAGGCCGCAAGAGTTGGCCGAATTCCTTAACAGCTTAATGAAAAAGCAAAAAGGGGGCGGGGAGAAGTTACCCTACCACTTTTCAGT TCAATACGAAGCCCTGGTGGTGTCGATGGTCGATCAGGCTGAGAAGGCGGAGGAGAAAGCATCCACTCATGAGGTCAAGGAACCCGTCGCCGACACGCCCAAGATGGAAACTGCTG GTCCAGAAGCGCCTCTAGCGTGTGCTGAAGGGGAGGGGGAGGGCGGTGTAGGGGGCGAGGGGTTCAGCGTGTTGGAGTCAGCCCCCGCCGCACACAGATTCAGACTGTCCATGTTACAACCCTCGGAGCCGAGGAGCTTTTACTCCGCTGTGAAGAGAGAGATCAAGCTGTTGAAGAGCGATCTACCACCAGGG GTGTGGGTTCGTGGCTACGAGGACCGTATAGACCTTATATCTGTGATGATAGCCGGCCCGGCCCGCACGCCCTACGAGGGCGGCCTATTTGTGTTCGACGTTCAGCTCGGCGGGGAGTACCCTAGGGCTCCGCCCCTGTGTCACTACCACTCATACTGCTCTGACAGACTCAACCCTAATCTGTATGAGGATGGAAAG GTGTGTGTATCTCTCCTGGGGACCTGGTCGGGTCGCGGAGTCGAGGTCTGGGGGAAAGATAGTTCCTTGCTGCAGGTTATCGTGTCCCTGCAGGGGCTCATACTGAACGCAGAGCCCTACTTTAATGAAGCCGGTTACGAAAAACAGAAAG GCACCCAGCAGGGTGAGGAGAACTCGCGTATGTACAACGAGATGGTGCTGTTAAAATTGGTGCAGTCGATGACTAAGATGGTTATGAACCCGCCGGAGCCGTTCCGCGAAGAGATCCTGCAGCACCTGCGTGCGTCCGCTGCAAGTCTCTGCCGTCGACTGGAGGGGCTGGTTTCTCTGTCCAACGGCCAGCCGTGCGACCTCCCTCCCCCCGACTACCCCCTCATCCCCGCCTCCCGCGGCTTCTGCCTCACCCTCCGCTCCTCGCTGGAGTCCTTCCGCAACGCGCTCCGTAAGAACGACATCACAGTCCCCCCCACCACGTTATAG
- the LOC116774042 gene encoding (E3-independent) E2 ubiquitin-conjugating enzyme isoform X2, which yields MAGQNPGSPTDFQYFYEDEVYKINNRGQVVFGLVLENYEANSSDQESDIETPIQKGEIRVVWHPSGTERVISEKSVGLADRSLMPGDVVRRLIAGRDTQRGYCRDIVMTAALQIVGTKHVIPNVASERLQPLEEFTPDLAVCLDSWVGSSKSVHSKLRLVSSDGSRLEYPDLDTCPLEDYSMRRRRATPYSSSEFYPGQVVYGPLGALDTANWLNMTKEMKAARKHKMHDHKFTVEAVVTESVSVHWQCRALCTLPDAATPQQPKFLVEGEDLKRLKLLNVFEPCTLQVGDRNFLTIGPEDTFISKKQWRKQQSKYTLYQKMMENSRTFYYSCILFPGKFYRNLRKQTRPVKKPSKTDANSTEHVPSRPKKRASSQRKLKTIDNDMDVDGGNEKLESLDEALKADSNCPSIKIDPSGDVALPVVSSIDDTVTEEKNDSGISPEPQEGRRPAGLNGAPPDQDDDSDNWENTSSDGSDTDSGATWSSRCSSAASGSVRGARSPQLAVRLLRGKRLKRAVRRAPPAPPPRRTDRVVVETLHTTSRANVVWQDGTIEMGIPSTQLYPIHHLDGQECFPGDFVINGAASVEETQQLKHREYGVVQRVDHHGRTAIVHWYRTYTSVDEPVPQMLFESEMSVYDLKDHPDFQYRPGTVVIRVANFTGEDANCTAGQVLSQVIDNFPTGRVKVWWVDGHTSMCWPQDLYKVGEYDSEDGELWGSEGTVSEDSWETQSSAHELDPRTPDAPVAAPPATAPTWSAPASAVATPSEEAGPLPKLLEPRVAAHIERGRVAMRKLEEIFAKQPTLQSQEIMRKLLNLYKDCRFLDRLMGTTFFHEDHFLGLLERVRERGASTPRAGERRVHEQLARLFSTEPAADLEHDEDMKMEDRTLRPIVAANVTVEPMETEFSSPKKPLNLNIEQSASCSDTNVAEGPIENSAETEGEVVYSGSRNVCYKLCALIHRQLVKAHAEVNRRRPQELAEFLNSLMKKQKGGGEKLPYHFSVQYEALVVSMVDQAEKAEEKASTHEVKEPVADTPKMETAGPEAPLACAEGEGEGGVGGEGFSVLESAPAAHRFRLSMLQPSEPRSFYSAVKREIKLLKSDLPPGVWVRGYEDRIDLISVMIAGPARTPYEGGLFVFDVQLGGEYPRAPPLCHYHSYCSDRLNPNLYEDGKVCVSLLGTWSGRGVEVWGKDSSLLQVIVSLQGLILNAEPYFNEAGYEKQKGTQQGEENSRMYNEMVLLKLVQSMTKMVMNPPEPFREEILQHLRASAASLCRRLEGLVSLSNGQPCDLPPPDYPLIPASRGFCLTLRSSLESFRNALRKNDITVPPTTL from the exons ATGGCGGGTCAAAATCCAGGTTCGCCTAccgattttcaatatttttacgagGATGAAGTGTACAAAATCAATAACCGTGGCCAAGTCGTCTTCGGTCTGGTGTTGGAGAATTATGAAGCAAACTCAAGCGACCAAGAGAGCGACATCGAAACACCCATACAAAAAGGCGAAATTCGTGTTGTCTGGCACCCTTCGGGTACCGAACGTGTTATTTCGGAAAAATcg gTTGGTTTAGCCGATCGCTCGTTGATGCCAGGAGATGTTGTCCGTCGCCTTATAGCCGGGCGGGACACGCAGCGGGGTTATTGCAGGGATATAGTGATGACAGCGGCGCTCCAGATAGTCGGCACCAAGCACGTCATACCCAACGTGGCCAGCGAGAGGCTCCAGCCATTGGAGGAATTCACTCCAGACCTGGCTGTCTGTCTTGATTCCTGGGTCGGATCGTCAAAG TCGGTTCACAGTAAACTGCGTCTAGTGTCATCGGATGGGTCTCGGTTGGAATATCCAGATCTGGACACGTGTCCATTGGAGGACTACTCGATGAGACGTCGACGTGCAACGCCGTACTCCTCGTCGGAGTTTTACCCGGGGCAGGTGGTGTACGGGCCACTGGGAGCCCTCGACACCGCCAACTGGCTGAACATGACCAAGGAAATGAAGGCAGCCAGGAAACATAAGATGCATGACCATAAG TTCACAGTGGAGGCTGTTGTTACTGAGAGTGTCAGCGTTCATTGGCAGTGTAGAGCTCTCTGCACTCTACCTGACGCAGCAACTCCTCAACAACCTAAATTCCTGGTGGAAG GTGAAGATCTGAAGAGACTCAAATTGCTCAACGTATTCGAACCCTGTACACTGCAGGTCGGTGATAGAAACTTCCTAACAATCGGTCCAGAGGACACATTCATCAGCAAGAAACAGTGGAGGAAACAGCAGAGTAAATAcacattatatcaaaaaatgaTGGAAAATTctagaacattttattatagttgtaTTTTGTTTCCAGGTAAGTTCTATAGGAATCTCCGTAAACAGACTAGACCAGTGAAGAAACCGTCTAAGACTGATGCCAATTCAACTGAACACGTGCCGTCGCGGCCTAAAAAGCGAGCCTCATCACAGAGGAAACTCAAAACTATTGAT AATGATATGGATGTAGACGGCGGTAATGAGAAGTTGGAATCTCTTGATGAAGCTTTAAAAGCTGATTCAAACTGTCCCAGTATTAAAATAGATCCTAGTGGAGATGTCGCGTTACCAGTAGTTAGTAGCATAGATGATACTGTCACTGAAGAGAAAAACGATTCCGGTATAAG TCCAGAGCCTCAAGAGGGGCGAAGGCCTGCTGGTTTGAATGGAGCCCCGCCAGACCAGGACGATGATTCAGATAACTGGGAGAACACCAGCAGCGATGGCAGTGATACAGACAg CGGCGCCACGTGGTCGTCTCGCTGTTCGTCCGCGGCGTCCGGTTCGGTCCGCGGGGCGAGGTCCCCGCAGCTGGCTGTCCGCTTACTACGAGGCAAGAGACTGAAGCGTGCGGTCCGTAGGGCTCCGCCCGCGCCGCCCCCACGACGGACGGATAGGGTCGTCGTGGAGACGCTACACACCACCAGCAGGGCTAACGTCGTTTGGCAG GACGGTACAATTGAAATGGGTATACCCTCGACACAGTTGTATCCTATCCATCACCTGGATGGTCAGGAATGTTTCCCAGGAGACTTCGTCATCAACGGCGCCGCTAGTGTAGAGGAAACTCAACAG CTGAAGCATAGAGAATACGGCGTGGTGCAGCGAGTAGATCATCATGGGCGGACTGCCATTGTACACTGGTATAGGACATACACCAGCGTAGACGAACCAGT GCCACAGATGTTGTTTGAGAGTGAGATGAGTGTATACGATCTCAAGGATCACCCTGATTTCCAATATCGTCCGGGAACTGTGGTCATTAGAGTCGCCAACTTCACTGGCGAAGACGCCAACTGCACCGCGGGAcag GTGTTGTCCCAGGTTATAGACAATTTTCCAACTGGCCGTGTTAAAGTGTGGTGGGTTGATGGACACACCAGTATGTGCTGGCCACAGGATTTATACAAG gtcGGTGAATATGACTCTGAAGACGGCGAGCTGTGGGGCTCCGAGGGCACTGTGTCCGAGGATTCGTGGGAAACACAGAGTTCTGCTCACGAGTTGGACCCACGTACACCTGACGCGCCTGTAGCCGCACCACCGGCCACTGCACCGACCTGGTCCGCACCTGCATCAG CGGTGGCAACTCCTAGCGAGGAGGCTGGTCCTTTGCCGAAGCTGTTGGAGCCTCGCGTGGCGGCGCACATCGAGAGAGGACGAGTGGCTATGAGGAAACTAGAAGAGATCTTCGCTAAACAACCAACACTACAGAGCCAGGAG ATTATGCGCAAGCTACTGAATCTCTATAAGGACTGCCGGTTCCTTGACAGATTGATGGGCACCACCTTCTTCCATGAAGATCACTTTTTG GGTCTATTGGAGCGGGTCCGCGAGCGTGGGGCAAGCACCCCTCGTGCTGGAGAGCGTCGTGTCCACGAACAGCTAGCTCGTCTGTTCAGCACCGAGCCCGCCGCTGACTTGGAACACGATGAGGATATGAAGATGGAAGACCGCACTCTCAGACCCATCGTAGCAGCTAATGTCACCGTGGAACCCATGGAG ACAGAATTCTCATCGCCAAAGAAGCCGCTGAATCTGAACATTGAACAGTCAGCGTCTTGTTCTGATACTAACGTCGCTGAAGGTCCCATTGAAAACT CTGCTGAAACAGAAGGCGAAGTTGTGTATAGCGGTTCCCGCAACGTTTGCTACAAGCTGTGCGCTCTCATACACCGACAGCTGGTCAAGGCGCACGCCGAAGTCAACCG GAGAAGGCCGCAAGAGTTGGCCGAATTCCTTAACAGCTTAATGAAAAAGCAAAAAGGGGGCGGGGAGAAGTTACCCTACCACTTTTCAGT TCAATACGAAGCCCTGGTGGTGTCGATGGTCGATCAGGCTGAGAAGGCGGAGGAGAAAGCATCCACTCATGAGGTCAAGGAACCCGTCGCCGACACGCCCAAGATGGAAACTGCTG GTCCAGAAGCGCCTCTAGCGTGTGCTGAAGGGGAGGGGGAGGGCGGTGTAGGGGGCGAGGGGTTCAGCGTGTTGGAGTCAGCCCCCGCCGCACACAGATTCAGACTGTCCATGTTACAACCCTCGGAGCCGAGGAGCTTTTACTCCGCTGTGAAGAGAGAGATCAAGCTGTTGAAGAGCGATCTACCACCAGGG GTGTGGGTTCGTGGCTACGAGGACCGTATAGACCTTATATCTGTGATGATAGCCGGCCCGGCCCGCACGCCCTACGAGGGCGGCCTATTTGTGTTCGACGTTCAGCTCGGCGGGGAGTACCCTAGGGCTCCGCCCCTGTGTCACTACCACTCATACTGCTCTGACAGACTCAACCCTAATCTGTATGAGGATGGAAAG GTGTGTGTATCTCTCCTGGGGACCTGGTCGGGTCGCGGAGTCGAGGTCTGGGGGAAAGATAGTTCCTTGCTGCAGGTTATCGTGTCCCTGCAGGGGCTCATACTGAACGCAGAGCCCTACTTTAATGAAGCCGGTTACGAAAAACAGAAAG GCACCCAGCAGGGTGAGGAGAACTCGCGTATGTACAACGAGATGGTGCTGTTAAAATTGGTGCAGTCGATGACTAAGATGGTTATGAACCCGCCGGAGCCGTTCCGCGAAGAGATCCTGCAGCACCTGCGTGCGTCCGCTGCAAGTCTCTGCCGTCGACTGGAGGGGCTGGTTTCTCTGTCCAACGGCCAGCCGTGCGACCTCCCTCCCCCCGACTACCCCCTCATCCCCGCCTCCCGCGGCTTCTGCCTCACCCTCCGCTCCTCGCTGGAGTCCTTCCGCAACGCGCTCCGTAAGAACGACATCACAGTCCCCCCCACCACGTTATAG